In Carya illinoinensis cultivar Pawnee chromosome 6, C.illinoinensisPawnee_v1, whole genome shotgun sequence, a single genomic region encodes these proteins:
- the LOC122312320 gene encoding transcription factor MYB124-like isoform X2, with translation MHEMNKKTKKSPANEDSKKKERHIVTWSQEEDDILRQQICLHGTGNWTIIASKFKDKTTRQCRRRWYTYLNSDFKKGGWSPEEDMLLCEAQKIFGNRWTEIAKVVSGRTDNAVKNRFSTLCKKRAKYEAKPKENSGSYIKMNNKRVVSQNGFGTDGAETAAPLKKIRPTYIPDITENYTLRDGLRKQSGAMNQQLRAPFAVLAQNIHSVNDLAAQHHVNDDKDHFNDAQNDRIQGTYLKKDDPKIIALMQQAELLSSLALKVNTENTDQSLENAWKVLQDFLNRSKESDILTYRISDIDLQLEDINFSNSDEGSLPSWRQPDLCDESPGSSEYSTGSTLLSNMDGNKMEQAQAEICSLYQDIRTRPQSIHIGEHADVGEFETGVTSGATTTQGIFMSCDEQVVNDGVVSASLSTEFGSPLQVTPLFRSLAAGIPSPKFSESERSFLLRTLGIESPSTEPFANFSQPPSCKRSLLHSL, from the exons ATGCACGAGATGAATAAGAAAACGAAGAAGTCGCCTGCAAACGAAGATTCGAAGAAGAAGGAGCGCCACATTGTTACATGGAGTCAGGAG GAGGATGATATACTCCGCCAGCAAATTTGCCTTCATGGAACGGGGAA TTGGACGATTATTGCATCCAAGTTCAAGGATAAAACGACCAGACAGTGTAGAAGAAG GTGGTACACGTACTTGAATTCTGATTTCAAGAAAGGGGGCTGGTCGCCGGAGGAAGACATGCTCTTATGCGAG GCTCAGAAGATATTTGGAAACAGATGGACGGAAATAGCAAAGGTGGTTTCAGGCAG AACGGATAACGCGGTGAAAAACCGTTTCTCCACTCTGTGCAAAAAGAGAGCAAAATATGAAGCCAAACCAAAAGAGAATTCCGGTTCATACATTAAAATGAACAACAAAAGGGTTGTATCCCAAAATGGGTTCGGTACAGATGGAGCTGAGACTGCAGCACCTCTAAAGAAGATTAG GCCAACCTACATCCCTGATATCACAGAAAATTACACCTTAAGAGACGGATTACGTAAGCAATCTGGAGCTATGAATCAGCAGCTGAGAGCTCCTTTTGCTGTGTTGGCTCAGAACATCCACAGTGTTAATGACTTGGCAGCCCAACATCATGTCAATGATGACAAGGATCACTTCAACGATG CTCAGAATGACAGGATTCAAGGTACATATctcaagaaagatgacccaaagATAATTGCCTTGATGCAACAAGCAGAATTGCTCAGCTCACTTGCTCTAAAAGTTAATACAGAGAATACTGATCAGAGTCTTGAAAATGCTTGGAAG GTTCTTCAAGATTTTCTGAACCGAAGTAAAGAAAGTGATATCCTCACATACAGAATCTCTGATATTGATCTTCAACTCGAAGATATCAACTTCAGTAATAGTGATGAGGGAAGTCTACCATCCTGGAg GCAACCTGATCTGTGTGATGAGTCTCCTGGAAGCTCTGAATACAGTACAGGATCAACTCTACTGTCGAATATGGATGGAAACAAAATGGAGCAAGCACAAGCTGAGATATGTTCCCTGTATCAGGATATCAGAACTAGGCCACAATCAATTCATATTGGAGAGCATGCGGATGTTGGGGAATTTGAGACAGGAGTGACTTCTGGTGCAACTACAACGCAAG GGATTTTCATGTCTTGTGATGAACAAGTGGTCAATGATGGAGTTGTTTCTGCCTCATTAAGTACAGAGTTTGGTTCCCCTCTTCAAGTAACCCCATTGTTCAGATCATTAGCAGCAGGGATACCTAGCCCAAAATTTTCAGAAAGT
- the LOC122312320 gene encoding transcription factor MYB124-like isoform X1 — protein MHEMNKKTKKSPANEDSKKKERHIVTWSQEEDDILRQQICLHGTGNWTIIASKFKDKTTRQCRRRWYTYLNSDFKKGGWSPEEDMLLCEAQKIFGNRWTEIAKVVSGRTDNAVKNRFSTLCKKRAKYEAKPKENSGSYIKMNNKRVVSQNGFGTDGAETAAPLKKIRPTYIPDITENYTLRDGLRKQSGAMNQQLRAPFAVLAQNIHSVNDLAAQHHVNDDKDHFNDAAQNDRIQGTYLKKDDPKIIALMQQAELLSSLALKVNTENTDQSLENAWKVLQDFLNRSKESDILTYRISDIDLQLEDINFSNSDEGSLPSWRQPDLCDESPGSSEYSTGSTLLSNMDGNKMEQAQAEICSLYQDIRTRPQSIHIGEHADVGEFETGVTSGATTTQGIFMSCDEQVVNDGVVSASLSTEFGSPLQVTPLFRSLAAGIPSPKFSESERSFLLRTLGIESPSTEPFANFSQPPSCKRSLLHSL, from the exons ATGCACGAGATGAATAAGAAAACGAAGAAGTCGCCTGCAAACGAAGATTCGAAGAAGAAGGAGCGCCACATTGTTACATGGAGTCAGGAG GAGGATGATATACTCCGCCAGCAAATTTGCCTTCATGGAACGGGGAA TTGGACGATTATTGCATCCAAGTTCAAGGATAAAACGACCAGACAGTGTAGAAGAAG GTGGTACACGTACTTGAATTCTGATTTCAAGAAAGGGGGCTGGTCGCCGGAGGAAGACATGCTCTTATGCGAG GCTCAGAAGATATTTGGAAACAGATGGACGGAAATAGCAAAGGTGGTTTCAGGCAG AACGGATAACGCGGTGAAAAACCGTTTCTCCACTCTGTGCAAAAAGAGAGCAAAATATGAAGCCAAACCAAAAGAGAATTCCGGTTCATACATTAAAATGAACAACAAAAGGGTTGTATCCCAAAATGGGTTCGGTACAGATGGAGCTGAGACTGCAGCACCTCTAAAGAAGATTAG GCCAACCTACATCCCTGATATCACAGAAAATTACACCTTAAGAGACGGATTACGTAAGCAATCTGGAGCTATGAATCAGCAGCTGAGAGCTCCTTTTGCTGTGTTGGCTCAGAACATCCACAGTGTTAATGACTTGGCAGCCCAACATCATGTCAATGATGACAAGGATCACTTCAACGATG CAGCTCAGAATGACAGGATTCAAGGTACATATctcaagaaagatgacccaaagATAATTGCCTTGATGCAACAAGCAGAATTGCTCAGCTCACTTGCTCTAAAAGTTAATACAGAGAATACTGATCAGAGTCTTGAAAATGCTTGGAAG GTTCTTCAAGATTTTCTGAACCGAAGTAAAGAAAGTGATATCCTCACATACAGAATCTCTGATATTGATCTTCAACTCGAAGATATCAACTTCAGTAATAGTGATGAGGGAAGTCTACCATCCTGGAg GCAACCTGATCTGTGTGATGAGTCTCCTGGAAGCTCTGAATACAGTACAGGATCAACTCTACTGTCGAATATGGATGGAAACAAAATGGAGCAAGCACAAGCTGAGATATGTTCCCTGTATCAGGATATCAGAACTAGGCCACAATCAATTCATATTGGAGAGCATGCGGATGTTGGGGAATTTGAGACAGGAGTGACTTCTGGTGCAACTACAACGCAAG GGATTTTCATGTCTTGTGATGAACAAGTGGTCAATGATGGAGTTGTTTCTGCCTCATTAAGTACAGAGTTTGGTTCCCCTCTTCAAGTAACCCCATTGTTCAGATCATTAGCAGCAGGGATACCTAGCCCAAAATTTTCAGAAAGT